The DNA region CGTCCACCAGGGCGACCTCGACGAGACGGTGAAGGCGCTGGCCGAGTACGGGCCGGTGGCGGTCGTGCCCGGCGGCGAGTTCGGCGTCGAGTTCGCCGACAAGCTCAGCGAGGCCATGGGACTGGCCACCAACGGCACCGAGTTGAGCGCCGCACGCCGCGACAAGTACACGATGATCGAGACGATCAAGGCAGCCGGCGTGCCGGGCGCGCAGCAGTTGCGCATCACCGACGAGGACGAACTGCGCCGCTGGCACGAGAAGTTGAACGGCCGCGTCGTCGTCAAGCCCGTCCGCAGCACGGCGGGCGACGGCATCCACTTCTGCGATACGCCGCAGCAGTCCGTCGACGCCTACCGCACGCTGAAGTCCTCGGCGAACGTCTTCTCACAGCACAACGAGGGCGTCATCGCCCAGGAGTATCTGGTGGGCGGCGAGTTCGTCGTCAACACCGTCAGCCGCGAGGGCCGCCACCACGTGTGCGACATGTGGAAGACGACGCGCCTCACGGCCAACGGCGTGCTCGATCTGTGCGACGCCGTCTACCTCATCGCGAGCGGCAGCGACGACGGACGCACCCTCGCCGAGTACGCGGGCCAGGTGCTGGACGCCCTCGGTATCCGCAACGGCCCGGCACATCTGGAGGTGAAGCTGACCCCCGACGGGCCCCGTCTGGTCGAGGTCGGCGCACGTATCGCAGGCGGCGACATCCCGCACTACGCCCGCATGGGCATCGGCGAGTCCCAGATCGACTGGACCGTGGACGCCTATGTGCACCCGGAGCGCTTCGACGCCCGGGTACACGAGGAGTACGGCATCCGGCACCACTTCGCCTCCGTGGCGATGATCTCCCCGGTGCGCGGCACACTGCGCGGCTACCCGCATCTGGAGACGCTGAAGAAGCTGGAGAGCCTCCACGAGATCCGTACCCTCGTCAGCCCCGGCGCCCCCATCGAACCGACCGTCGACGATCTCACCTACCCGATGATCGTCAACCTGCGGCACGAGGTCGAAGAGGTCGTGATGCGCGACTTCGGCACCGTCCGCTACCTCGACGGCGAGGGCTTCTACGAACTCGACTGAACAGGGCGGAAGTTCGGCCGGTGCGCCGCCGAACCAGCCCGCCGCCCCCGGTGTCGCGGGGGCGGCACCGTACGACGGACCCGGCCGCACACGCAGCCCGTACCGGACCGCACCCGAGCCTCCCCGGGACGACGCGGAACGAAGACAGCACAGCCGAACACCATCGGCGCCGATACGCAGGAGCAACGATGCGAACGCCTGAAAGCGCAGTGGCGGACTTCCTCGGCCGCAACGAGCCCGGCGGCATGGGCGACGCAGGGACGCCGCCCATGCCGGACGTGCTCGCCCTGCCCCTCGCCGAACGGGACGCCCTGCTGCGCAAGGGCGAACTCTCACCGGCGGACTTGTACGCGGCGGCTGCGCATTGGGAGCCGGCAGCAGACCATCGGTACCGTGCCTGCGCCGAACTGCGCGCCCGCAGCAGCAAGTTCGCATACGTACGGAACGACGGCGGGCAGGACGGGCGCTCTTCGGACGCCCGCGCACTGACCGGCGGCGCGCTGCGCGTCGGCGTCAAGGACACCGTCGACGTACAGGGCTTCCCCACCCGCCTCGGACTGCGCCACTACCGCCACCACCCCCGGGAGTCGGCGACCGTGGTGGCCTCGCTGCGCGGAGCCGAGGTGAACGCGAAGGTGGTCACCACGGAGCTGAACATCGGCGTCGGCTCGGGCTGCGTCAACCCCTACTTCCCACGGTTCGATCCCGCCGGTTCCAGCACCGGCTCGGCGGTGGCCGTCGCGGCGAACATCTGTGACGTGGGCCTGGGCACCGACGTGCTCGGTTCGGTGCGCTGGCCCGCCGGGCGCTGCGGCGTCGTCGGCCTCCGTACGACACACGACCCCGCGAGGCTCGCCGGTATCTTCCCGCTCAGCCCCGGCATGGACGCGCCCGGCTGGGTCGCCCGTACCGCCGACGATCTCGCCTTCGCCTGGCGGCACTTGGGGCTGGGCGACGAGCCCCGGGTGGCGTCGCCGTCGCTGCGGGTGGGCGTGCCGGAGGAGCTGTACAGGCCGGGTGTCGTCGACCCGGAGATCGCCCAGGCTCTGGACACGGCGAGCACGGCGCTCACCTCACACGGACACCACATCGCCGCGCGTGCCCTGGGGGAGCTGTGGAACTGCCGTGCCTCGGCATGGGAGTTGTGCTCCCGCGACGCCTGGGACGGCCACCAGGTGTGGCGGGACCGGCTGACGGACGAGCTGATGCCCTCGACATGGCGGGCACTGGAGACGGGTGCCAAGGTCACCGACGAACGGCGCACCGAGATCCGCGCCGACATGGCGCGGCTGCGTGCGGGAGTGACGGAACTGTTCGCCGAGGCGTCCGTGGACGTATGGCTGATGCCGCTGGACCCGGGCGTGCCGAAGCCCAAGGGCACGGTGGTCGCGTCCTCCACGATCCCCGACGCCGACGACCCGGCCTTCGAACGGGAGGTGGGCTTCACGCCCGTCGCCAGCTTCGCCGGGCTGCCCGCGGTCACCATGCCCGTGGGCCGCGACCCGGAACACGGGGCGCCGCTGGCCGTACAGCTCGTCGGCCGCCCGGGGGACGACGCTTCCCTGATCCACCTCGCCCAGCAGCTCACCACGGGCCTGGAACCCCTCGAACTGAGCCCCGCGTGAGCGCGGGCGGCAGGGAGGGGATGACAGCCAGGGGTGGCGGGGGACAGGAGCCGGGCGGCGAGAGAACAACGCTGCGGGGCGACAACTGCCGGGCGACGACTGCTGGGCGACGACTGACAGATGACGGATGGCGGCTAACGGCTGACGGACGACGGCTAGCGGCTGACGGACGACGACTGACGGATGACCGATGCCAGATAGCAGATGCCAGATAACAGATGACGGACGACGACTGACGGATGACCGATGACGGCTATCAGATGACAGATAACAGATAACGGAAATTGACAGCGCATCAGACAGACCCCGGATAAGACTGACGACCGGCACCGGCCGAACCGGAATCGATGGGACGAACATGACCACTGCGGCGCCACACGCCACGCCGGCGGGCTCCAGCAGCCCGCCCAGGCGCAGCTTCCTGCTGATCTACCTGGCGGTCTTCGGGGGATACACGGGTCAGCAGATCCTCACCCCCGTGCTTCCGCCGCTGGCACGTGAACTCTCCCTCAGCGAGT from Streptomyces marispadix includes:
- a CDS encoding ATP-grasp domain-containing protein, with the protein product MPENGYVAIVDAYSFTRRLAPEFVKAGYGCVRVQSTPEVPEVYGSSFSLDDYAGNIVHQGDLDETVKALAEYGPVAVVPGGEFGVEFADKLSEAMGLATNGTELSAARRDKYTMIETIKAAGVPGAQQLRITDEDELRRWHEKLNGRVVVKPVRSTAGDGIHFCDTPQQSVDAYRTLKSSANVFSQHNEGVIAQEYLVGGEFVVNTVSREGRHHVCDMWKTTRLTANGVLDLCDAVYLIASGSDDGRTLAEYAGQVLDALGIRNGPAHLEVKLTPDGPRLVEVGARIAGGDIPHYARMGIGESQIDWTVDAYVHPERFDARVHEEYGIRHHFASVAMISPVRGTLRGYPHLETLKKLESLHEIRTLVSPGAPIEPTVDDLTYPMIVNLRHEVEEVVMRDFGTVRYLDGEGFYELD
- a CDS encoding amidase gives rise to the protein MRTPESAVADFLGRNEPGGMGDAGTPPMPDVLALPLAERDALLRKGELSPADLYAAAAHWEPAADHRYRACAELRARSSKFAYVRNDGGQDGRSSDARALTGGALRVGVKDTVDVQGFPTRLGLRHYRHHPRESATVVASLRGAEVNAKVVTTELNIGVGSGCVNPYFPRFDPAGSSTGSAVAVAANICDVGLGTDVLGSVRWPAGRCGVVGLRTTHDPARLAGIFPLSPGMDAPGWVARTADDLAFAWRHLGLGDEPRVASPSLRVGVPEELYRPGVVDPEIAQALDTASTALTSHGHHIAARALGELWNCRASAWELCSRDAWDGHQVWRDRLTDELMPSTWRALETGAKVTDERRTEIRADMARLRAGVTELFAEASVDVWLMPLDPGVPKPKGTVVASSTIPDADDPAFEREVGFTPVASFAGLPAVTMPVGRDPEHGAPLAVQLVGRPGDDASLIHLAQQLTTGLEPLELSPA